In the Hordeum vulgare subsp. vulgare chromosome 7H, MorexV3_pseudomolecules_assembly, whole genome shotgun sequence genome, one interval contains:
- the LOC123409640 gene encoding skin secretory protein xP2-like, with protein sequence MGASSLQCYPSSSFVLALLLCSMLVHMSQASKLHEEKVPLSFIVPDPSPALSPLSAPPPVTGADDAEGMRPRLPTERWKRGQGEERRGRGRGAHAPALAPWSASPARAPAPSYAPAPDSGSGAPVIESSPAVPVPRGVRDTATILPMPAPGVKRQDVGGAALVRPGVVPLVVVGLVMMASLGALC encoded by the exons TGCAATgctacccctcctcctccttcgtgcTCGCGTTGCTGCTTTGCTCCATGCTCGTGCACATGTCGCAAGCATCCAAG CTGCATGAGGAGAAGGTGCCGTTGAGCTTCATCGTGCCGGACCCCTCGCCGGCGCTGTCGCCGCTCTCGGCGCCGCCGCCTGTGACCGGCGCCGACGACGCCGAAGGAATGAGGCCGAGGCTGCCGACGGAGCGGTGGAAGCGGGGCCAGGGCGAGGAGAGGCGTGGCCGTGGCCGTGGCGCGCACGCACCGGCGCTCGCGCCGTGGTCGGCGAGCCCGGCGCGCGCACCGGCCCCTTCCTACGCGCCGGCGCCGGACTCCGGAAGCGGGGCGCCGGTCATCGAGAGCAGCCCCGCCGTGCCGGTCCCGCGCGGCGTGAGGGACACGGCCACCATCCTACCCATGCCCGCGCCCGGCGTCAAGCGGCAG GACGTGGGCGGGGCTGCTTTGGTTCGGCCCGGTGTGGTGCCACTGGTGGTGGTAGGGCTCGTTATGATGGCGTCTTTAGGAGCTTTATGCTAG